CTCGCCGTCGGGCACGTCGCGGTTACCCTCGGCGGGGCGGAGATGGAGAGGTTCGAGGGGCTTGGGAAGAGAATGCCCCTGACGGCCTTCGCCATAACCATCGGAGCCATAGCCGCCGTTGGAATACCACTCTTCAACGTCTTCTGGAGCAAGCTCAGGATCCTCCTCGCCACCCTAGGTGCCGGCTACACTTGGGCTGCCGCGGTCGTGCTCATCGCCAGCGTCGTCGAGGCGGTCTATTACTTCAGGCTCGTCCACCTGATGTGGTTCGCCGGGGAGGGTGAGAGGATAAGCGAGGGACTGGCAGTAAGCCTCATACTGCTCTTCCTCGCGGCCCTTGTGGTGGTCATAGGCGTTTATCCGGACTACGCTTGGAGCATCGCCCAGAAGGCAGGAAGCGACATCTTCAACGTGGCCCAGTACATTGAGAACGTTCCACTGATGGGGGTGGGAGCATGATTAACGAGATACTCCTTATCCTCTTCGCTCCCCTCGTAGCGGGAGTCATTGCGTGGGCGCTCGACGTAAAGGGAGTGAGGGAGGCAATAGGGATAATCGGTGCCGCGATCCCGCTGGCAGTGCTGGCCAAGCTCTACTCCCAGGTGCTCGATGAGGCTATCAACTACTCGATCACCGTGAGCGGGTTCACCCTCCAGCTCCAGCTCAACCCGATGAGCTGGTACTTCGCGGTCATCGCTTCGCTCGTCGGCCTGGCAATGGCACTCGGAATGGCCGTGACCTCCAGGAACTCTTACGACTGGCTCTTCGCGCTCATGAGTTACACTGGAGTGCTCGGCGTCTTCCTTAGCCAGGACTTCGTGAGCTTCTTCCTGCTCTGGGAGCTCATGACCTTTGCCAGCTTCATGATGGTGCTCAGGAGGAACAGGCACGAGTCGCTGAAGTACTTCGTTCTTAGCGTCATCGGAGCCTACGCCATGCTCATAGCCATCGGAATGCTCTACGCCAAGACCGGGGCGCTGGATTTCGCCACCATCAGACAGGCCCTCTACATGGACGCCGCTATGGGCACCATAACGACCAGGGAGATGGCGATGATATTCGGCCTCTTCCTCGTTGCCTTCGGTGTCAAGGCCGGAAGTGTTCCGCTCCATGTCTGGGCGCCCGGTGCTTACAGCGAGACGGACCAGAGCTACACTGCCTTCTTCAGCGGTGCCCTCAGTAAGGCAGGGGCCTACGGTTTCCTCCTGCTCTACATACTCATGGGCTACAAGCTCTACGCCGCCTTCGGCACCTTCAACAACCACCTAGTCTTCGCCTACATCATAGCCTGGCTCGGCGCCATAACCGTCGTCGTCGCCGGCTTCCTCGCGGTTCTCCAGGAGGACATCAGGAAGCTCTTCGCCTACTCCTCCATCAGCCAGGTCGGTTACATACTGCTCGCCTTTGGGCTCGGCAGCACCCTCGGCTTTGCGGGAGGTCTCTTCCACGTTCTCAGCCATGCCGTCTTCAAGGGCCTCTTCTGGCTCGTCACGGCCGCGATAATCCTCCAGACAGGCAAGACCCAGTTCAAGGACATGGGCGGTCTGGCGGAAAAGATGCCCTTCACCTTCGCCATGGGTCTCATAGCGGTGCTCAGCCTCGCTGGAATCCCGCCAACGGCCGGCTTCGCGAGCAAGTGGCTCATCTACGAGGCAGCAATACAGGCCCACATGCCCCTCGTCGCTGGGGCCATATTCCTCGGAAGCGGCATAGCCTTCGCATACGTCGTCCGCTTCCTCTACGCCGTCTGGTTCGGCCAGAGGCCCAGCGACCTCGAGGACGTCAAGGAGGCCCCGCTACCGCTCCTCATTGGAATGGCGATACTCGCGATACCGAACCTGGTCTTCGGAATTGCCCCCGGCCTAGTCACCGACTACATCAACAAGATGCTTGGCGGCGAGATAGTGGGCGGCGACTACTACAGGCTCGTCACCCAGACGGGAACCTACAACGCCCTTCTCGTCACCATAGTGCTCACCATCGGCCTCGCCATAGCAGGACTCATCTACATCTACGGAGCCAGGGCCAGGAAGGTTCCGGTCACCAACACTTACCAGTCCGGTAACCCCGTCACCGAGGAGTACAACCTGAGCATCAGGAAGAACTTCTACAGGCCTCTCGCGGAGGCCCTTGAGTTCTGGCTCAAGTACAGCTGGGACAGGTTCTACGAGCGCCTGGCTTCAATGGCCGAGGACTTCGCTGACTCGCTCAGGGAGAGCTTCTACAACGGAAACGTCCAGAGCTACTCCTGGTATCTGGCGGTAGTACTACTCATACTCGCTCTGTGGGGGGTGCTGTGAATGATAGACTGGAAGCTGATACTTGAAGTCATAGGAATGCTCATCTACGCGACCTTCATGGGTTTCATCTTCATGGGTATTGAGAGAAAGGCAATGGCCAGGATACAGAGGCGCGTTGGGCCGCCGATCTACCAGCCCATCATCGACACCCTCAAACTCCTCGGCAAAAAGGAGAGCATAAGCCACGGCTTCATCTACGACTTCGGGCCGATATTCGCCCTCGGCGCCAGCATAACCGCGCTCCTATTCATACCCATAGCCAACTTCCAGCTCTTCAGCAGCAATGCCGACCTCATCGTCGTCGCCTACCTCCTCGAGGTGCCGATGCTCGGCATAATGCTCGGTGCCATGAGCTCTGGCAACCCCTACTCTGCCGTCGGTGTCCAGCGTGGACTGCTCACCATGGTGGCTATGCAGCTGCCCTACGGTCTGGCCCTGATAGCACTCATACAGTACTGGGGAACCTTCAAGCTTTCAGAGCTAGTCGCCCTCCAGCAGACCCAGGGGTGGAGCATACTCGTTCCCGCGCTCTTCCTGGCGATGATAGTCTTTGACATAGTCTTCCAGGCTATGCTTGGCCTCGAGCCCTTCGACATAATCACCGCCCCAGCGGAAATCTCGATGGGTCCCATGGTCGAGTACGGCGGCAAGCACGCGGCCCTGCTCTTCACCCAGCACGCGGTTCAGCTCTTCGCGGAGACAGCCTTCTTCGCCGTGCTCTTCCTCGGCGGGGCCAGTAACCTCCTTGAACTGCTTGTCAAACAGATAGCGGTGCTCTTCATAGCGATATTCGTGGCCAGCATCTACCCGCGCTTCACCATCGACCAGGCAGCCAAGTTCTTCTGGAAGTGGCCGACCATAATGGGAATAATAGCCGTACTGCTGACGATGTGAGGTGATGTGGATGAGCGAGAGGAATGACGATTTCATAACCTACGAGCTCCAGGAGTTCAAGCTCTTC
This Thermococcus cleftensis DNA region includes the following protein-coding sequences:
- a CDS encoding proton-conducting transporter transmembrane domain-containing protein — encoded protein: MINEILLILFAPLVAGVIAWALDVKGVREAIGIIGAAIPLAVLAKLYSQVLDEAINYSITVSGFTLQLQLNPMSWYFAVIASLVGLAMALGMAVTSRNSYDWLFALMSYTGVLGVFLSQDFVSFFLLWELMTFASFMMVLRRNRHESLKYFVLSVIGAYAMLIAIGMLYAKTGALDFATIRQALYMDAAMGTITTREMAMIFGLFLVAFGVKAGSVPLHVWAPGAYSETDQSYTAFFSGALSKAGAYGFLLLYILMGYKLYAAFGTFNNHLVFAYIIAWLGAITVVVAGFLAVLQEDIRKLFAYSSISQVGYILLAFGLGSTLGFAGGLFHVLSHAVFKGLFWLVTAAIILQTGKTQFKDMGGLAEKMPFTFAMGLIAVLSLAGIPPTAGFASKWLIYEAAIQAHMPLVAGAIFLGSGIAFAYVVRFLYAVWFGQRPSDLEDVKEAPLPLLIGMAILAIPNLVFGIAPGLVTDYINKMLGGEIVGGDYYRLVTQTGTYNALLVTIVLTIGLAIAGLIYIYGARARKVPVTNTYQSGNPVTEEYNLSIRKNFYRPLAEALEFWLKYSWDRFYERLASMAEDFADSLRESFYNGNVQSYSWYLAVVLLILALWGVL
- a CDS encoding respiratory chain complex I subunit 1 family protein; amino-acid sequence: MIDWKLILEVIGMLIYATFMGFIFMGIERKAMARIQRRVGPPIYQPIIDTLKLLGKKESISHGFIYDFGPIFALGASITALLFIPIANFQLFSSNADLIVVAYLLEVPMLGIMLGAMSSGNPYSAVGVQRGLLTMVAMQLPYGLALIALIQYWGTFKLSELVALQQTQGWSILVPALFLAMIVFDIVFQAMLGLEPFDIITAPAEISMGPMVEYGGKHAALLFTQHAVQLFAETAFFAVLFLGGASNLLELLVKQIAVLFIAIFVASIYPRFTIDQAAKFFWKWPTIMGIIAVLLTM